From Marinifilum sp. JC120:
CGGGCCATGAATATACCCGCAGCAGCGACGGCACCCTTTGCCACATGCGCAGTGACTCTGGCTGTGAAAGTAACCTCGCCCAGATCATTATAGGCAACAATAATATCGCCGTCGTTAATTGACCGGGCAGCGGCATCATCAGGATGAATATCCAAAAACATAGCTCCACGACTTTCAACAAGCTCCTCTCGCTCAAGAAAAACTGAATTGAGGATCTCGGTACTGGGCACCGCAATCAAGCGTAGCGGAAAAGATCCTCCGTGACACTCTTGATAATACGGGACAGGCTCATCCTGTTCTTTACTTATGATATTGATCTTGCCCGAAGTAGTCTGCCAATCGGTGTGGTCGGCAAAGGACAATGAAATCATGCCCCCGGTTTTCAGCCTCTCCCGCTGATCAGCAGTTATACCTTGTAATCCTTCCATGGGATTATCAAAAAGTTCCTCCAGCAATTCATCTTCACTGCGTTCAAAATGGCTGTCATTGTAACCCATAGCCTTGGCGAGAAGACAAAAAATATCCCAGTTACTTTTGCACTCTCCGGGAGTGGGAATAATTTTATATGCCGCTCCAAACGAACAATACCCGTATGAACTATAGCAATCAGACTGCTCAACCGAAAAAGTCGCCGGAAGAATTATATCAGCATAGCGTGCGGTATCGGTCATGAACCGTTCATGGACCACAGTAAAAAGATCCGGGTTGAGCAATCCCTGCCTAATGCCGAGCTGATTGGAAACAGAACCCACCGGATTGCTGCCGTAAATATGCAGGCAGCGGATGGGTGTCTGCCCATCATCCTCTTTCAAGGCCATGGCAAGCTGGTTGATATTTACTTTGCGTCCTTCCCTTTCACGAAAATCAGGGCGGGTAATACGTGCAGCATCCACACACGTTTTACCGCCGGGATGACAACCGCAAAGTCCTCCGCCGGGATGTTTCCATGCTCCGGTAAAAGCAGAAAGAATGGTTATCAAACGAACGGTCATACCGCCATTTCCATAGCGAGAATTACCGCTACCGAGGATGATTGCCGGGGCTGAAGCTGCTGCGTATTCACGGGCAAGTTCGACGATCACCTGCGCCGAGACTCCGGTCACTGATTCGGCCCATTCCGGGGTATATTGATCTAACGTGGCCTTGAATTCAGCATAGCCAACGGCCTCGGCTTGTAAAAATACCGCATCATCCAGCT
This genomic window contains:
- a CDS encoding dehydrogenase; amino-acid sequence: MPTYKSICPYDCPTTCGLLVESDGTQITKVKGDPDDPICGGLICRKMQRYEKSIYSPERILTPLKRIGDKGEGRFEPISWDEAVETIAGRWKKSLSEYGPDSILPFYYSGVMSMIQRNCGDALFNKMGSCQLIKTLCSSAKSAGYRAVMGNTGGLDPRELADSDLYIVWSSNMKATRLQSMPDLVKGRKQGKRVVLIESFAGEMAEYCDQVLLVKPGTDGALALGMMHVLAKEELDDAVFLQAEAVGYAEFKATLDQYTPEWAESVTGVSAQVIVELAREYAAASAPAIILGSGNSRYGNGGMTVRLITILSAFTGAWKHPGGGLCGCHPGGKTCVDAARITRPDFREREGRKVNINQLAMALKEDDGQTPIRCLHIYGSNPVGSVSNQLGIRQGLLNPDLFTVVHERFMTDTARYADIILPATFSVEQSDCYSSYGYCSFGAAYKIIPTPGECKSNWDIFCLLAKAMGYNDSHFERSEDELLEELFDNPMEGLQGITADQRERLKTGGMISLSFADHTDWQTTSGKINIISKEQDEPVPYYQECHGGSFPLRLIAVPSTEILNSVFLEREELVESRGAMFLDIHPDDAAARSINDGDIIVAYNDLGEVTFTARVTAHVAKGAVAAAGIFMARQSANGNLVNTLHHERLSDIGEATTLNDNTVDIRRELKP